From Brachyspira pilosicoli, a single genomic window includes:
- a CDS encoding TreP protein: MKKYVLIFLIFSISVLHGQLQIFKPFRKLNTINTEKFEIIFPIESRRSAEKLASIADDIYEEYSKILNSKVYGKIPVVITPDINLFNSVAVPVPYPRIILFDTAESGELTIDEDNFRGTFIHELVHLLSLNSEKAGIQTRIFGSWASLVFINTPGFMLEGVTVSMESYKGFGRANDPLVKQRLRQDIYEGKFKTPMQASDLWRKRPGGTVYYEYGGLFSKYLQERFGMDKYNELWDAMRHKFSFSFNVYNAGFYGAFKKVYNIDFLDVWGEFQNYIMIKNINPSEALRVNDKETYIEDIDSYDDTLYYIDSNLGALYSYKKTRNNENNKKDLKFEFLIDKSSESLDISADGKRAVIVSYTYNAGLYRYIVKEYDLEAKKRTKRKWYDLQYANFFRGGIIGIGKDLHNTTFIYIDENNNREVLLEPNDSITYTSPTVIDDNTVALIVIDKGVKHIAIYDYNNKTLKYVNTQDNTLNYVRYLRYSNNRLLFSYNNDDSFYRLGELDLNANRIRLYNKNYSGGVLSSVNVLENGENVVYYKGRFSEYDRLMIEDTTINPETKNITLIDKTIEKYNFTPQMELGKHNPFKYIKPWSLWFPFPLFNDTFQYFFNGIGLATAVSSVEFDNLSILMIGYDIPSQFLQTQLDMRFYDLLYPINFQFGSDIVYSTYSKYWRVSSAINMQFNLFTESDKVLFYIAPTISTALFSDTMYYNNPLYYQSAFNWKFSSWTLNTTLAAIFRFKSASDKPYFDDLVQIALYPTYSVRYNKFALDFKTQFQTRYAPIRASFYGSYAFDTTAAFNGASKVFGGRYVAAPSEFYNYVSQEKYSDNYFLAGDIELFGYLDAQFNLSHLYFENFFASLSYRGAYYSKDYMQSVALKVGCDLSVLVLPYNVVTGQPYISLALKMPERISDNISVNDLYISFGYQFAW, encoded by the coding sequence ATGAAAAAATATGTACTTATTTTCTTAATATTTTCTATATCTGTATTACACGGTCAGCTTCAAATATTCAAACCATTTAGAAAATTAAATACAATAAATACAGAGAAATTTGAAATAATATTTCCTATTGAGTCAAGAAGAAGTGCCGAAAAATTAGCTTCTATTGCTGATGATATTTATGAAGAGTATTCTAAAATATTAAACAGCAAAGTATACGGTAAAATACCAGTAGTTATCACCCCTGATATAAATTTATTTAATTCTGTAGCAGTACCTGTTCCATATCCCAGAATAATATTATTTGACACAGCGGAATCTGGAGAGCTTACTATAGATGAAGATAATTTTAGAGGCACATTTATACATGAGCTTGTACATTTACTTAGCTTAAACTCTGAAAAAGCTGGTATTCAAACAAGAATTTTCGGCAGTTGGGCTTCACTTGTTTTTATAAATACACCTGGGTTTATGCTTGAAGGTGTTACTGTGAGTATGGAGAGCTATAAAGGCTTTGGTAGAGCCAATGACCCATTAGTAAAACAGAGATTAAGACAAGATATATACGAGGGCAAGTTTAAAACACCTATGCAGGCTAGTGATCTTTGGAGAAAACGTCCAGGTGGAACTGTATATTATGAATATGGGGGGCTTTTCTCAAAGTATTTGCAAGAGCGTTTTGGAATGGATAAGTATAATGAACTTTGGGACGCTATGAGGCATAAATTTTCTTTTTCCTTTAACGTATATAATGCTGGGTTTTATGGAGCTTTTAAAAAGGTTTATAATATAGATTTTCTTGATGTGTGGGGTGAGTTTCAAAATTATATTATGATTAAAAATATTAACCCAAGTGAAGCTCTTAGGGTTAATGATAAAGAAACATACATTGAAGATATAGATTCTTATGATGATACGCTTTATTATATAGATTCTAATCTTGGTGCTTTATATTCATACAAAAAAACAAGGAACAATGAAAACAATAAAAAAGATTTAAAATTTGAATTTCTAATAGATAAAAGCTCTGAGAGTTTGGATATTTCTGCAGATGGAAAAAGAGCAGTGATTGTATCTTATACTTATAATGCTGGGCTTTATAGATATATAGTAAAAGAATATGATTTAGAAGCAAAAAAAAGAACAAAAAGAAAATGGTATGATTTGCAATATGCTAACTTTTTTAGAGGCGGCATAATAGGTATAGGTAAAGATTTGCATAATACTACTTTTATTTATATTGATGAAAATAATAACAGAGAAGTATTGCTTGAGCCTAATGATAGCATTACTTATACTTCTCCTACAGTAATAGATGATAATACAGTAGCTTTGATAGTAATAGATAAAGGTGTTAAACATATAGCTATTTATGATTATAATAATAAAACTCTTAAATATGTTAATACACAAGATAATACTCTTAATTATGTTCGTTATTTAAGATACTCAAATAACAGGCTTTTATTTTCTTATAATAATGATGATAGTTTTTATAGGTTAGGGGAATTAGATTTAAATGCTAATAGAATAAGATTATACAATAAAAACTATTCTGGTGGTGTATTATCATCTGTTAATGTTTTAGAAAATGGTGAGAATGTTGTTTATTATAAAGGCAGATTTTCTGAATATGATAGATTAATGATTGAAGATACTACTATTAATCCAGAAACAAAAAATATAACTCTAATAGATAAAACAATAGAAAAGTATAATTTTACTCCTCAAATGGAATTAGGAAAACATAATCCTTTTAAATATATTAAACCTTGGTCTTTATGGTTTCCTTTCCCATTATTTAATGATACATTTCAATATTTCTTTAATGGTATAGGATTAGCTACTGCGGTATCTTCTGTAGAGTTTGATAATCTTTCTATATTGATGATTGGCTATGATATACCTTCTCAATTTTTACAAACTCAATTAGATATGAGATTTTATGATTTACTTTATCCTATCAATTTTCAATTTGGAAGCGATATAGTTTATTCAACTTATAGCAAATATTGGAGAGTAAGCAGTGCTATTAATATGCAATTTAATCTTTTTACAGAGAGTGATAAGGTGTTGTTTTATATAGCTCCTACAATATCTACTGCATTATTTTCTGATACAATGTATTATAACAATCCTCTTTATTATCAAAGTGCTTTTAATTGGAAATTTTCTTCTTGGACTTTGAATACTACATTAGCTGCTATTTTTAGATTTAAATCTGCTTCTGATAAACCATATTTCGATGACTTAGTTCAAATTGCACTTTATCCTACTTATTCTGTTAGATATAATAAATTTGCTTTAGATTTTAAAACACAGTTTCAAACAAGGTATGCACCTATTAGAGCAAGTTTTTACGGCTCTTATGCATTTGATACTACTGCAGCATTTAATGGTGCTTCAAAGGTTTTCGGCGGAAGATATGTTGCAGCACCTAGTGAGTTTTATAATTATGTAAGCCAAGAGAAATACAGCGATAATTATTTTCTTGCTGGCGATATAGAGCTTTTTGGTTATTTGGATGCACAATTTAATTTGAGTCATTTATATTTTGAAAACTTCTTTGCTTCACTTTCTTATAGGGGAGCTTATTATTCTAAAGATTATATGCAGTCTGTAGCATTAAAAGTGGGATGTGATTTAAGCGTACTTGTTTTGCCGTATAATGTAGTTACTGGTCAGCCTTATATATCTTTAGCACTAAAAATGCCTGAAAGAATTAGTGATAACATATCTGTTAATGATTTATATATAAGTTTCGGCTATCAGTTTGCTTGGTAG
- a CDS encoding DUF167 domain-containing protein: MNIEVKVTASAKSNSFKKENGIYYIRISAKAIDGKANKAIIDFLSSELNLKKKDVEILKGEKSNKKLISLNIDEDKLESYFSK; the protein is encoded by the coding sequence ATGAATATAGAAGTAAAAGTAACAGCATCAGCCAAATCAAATAGTTTTAAAAAAGAAAATGGAATATATTATATAAGAATATCTGCCAAAGCCATAGACGGCAAAGCAAATAAGGCAATAATAGATTTTTTATCGAGTGAACTTAATTTAAAGAAAAAAGATGTAGAAATATTAAAGGGCGAGAAAAGCAACAAAAAACTTATTTCTCTAAACATAGACGAAGATAAATTGGAAAGCTATTTTAGTAAATGA
- a CDS encoding tia invasion determinant: MKKYIVILFLVLPQIIFAELYITPKFNYAFDINRAYNVGSETINFANFIGGGFSLGYRVPSKNRVSPFRFEFEYSFLQSILVDNTYRQHYILGSFYYDLNFYFTDRKLDFDTRADILLRNYPLLSIYFGLSVGSVINQEITEQVKTGQDALAFGASIGFVYHITSWVALEVGYKFLIDINPKIYNEVLLGFRFTIPKV; the protein is encoded by the coding sequence ATGAAAAAATATATTGTCATTTTATTTTTAGTATTGCCTCAAATAATATTTGCAGAATTATATATTACTCCTAAATTTAATTATGCATTTGATATAAATAGAGCATATAATGTTGGAAGTGAAACTATTAATTTCGCTAATTTTATTGGAGGAGGTTTTTCTTTAGGTTATAGAGTGCCATCTAAAAATAGAGTATCTCCTTTTAGATTTGAATTTGAATATTCTTTTCTTCAAAGTATTTTGGTTGATAATACATATAGGCAGCATTATATACTTGGAAGTTTTTATTATGACCTCAACTTTTATTTTACAGATAGAAAATTAGACTTTGACACGAGAGCTGATATTTTACTTAGAAATTATCCCCTACTCTCTATTTATTTCGGACTTTCTGTTGGAAGTGTTATAAATCAAGAAATTACTGAACAAGTTAAAACTGGTCAAGATGCTCTTGCTTTTGGTGCGAGTATTGGTTTTGTTTATCATATTACAAGCTGGGTTGCTTTGGAAGTGGGATATAAATTTTTAATAGACATAAATCCAAAAATATATAATGAAGTGCTTCTTGGTTTTAGATTTACAATACCAAAAGTTTAG
- a CDS encoding tia invasion determinant, which produces MIKKILIIIVICLSFANISYSFQNGVYISPKFIYSIKGNNNMFVGAGASVGYNFNILSKYSPIRVEFEYLYKNGLEVNNYPNNIDNINIHSMLFNAYYDINLIYINYDGEENNIYRNGKRHIMTISLGFSLGGNIDYSLSSSFNEKFGLVKNYSYNDNFVFLYGPNINFGFHLNPTITLDIGYRLLLDTAINLNHDVLLSMRLNF; this is translated from the coding sequence ATGATAAAAAAAATATTAATAATTATAGTAATATGTTTATCATTTGCTAATATATCATACTCTTTTCAAAATGGCGTTTATATATCCCCAAAATTTATTTATTCTATAAAAGGCAATAATAATATGTTTGTTGGGGCTGGAGCAAGCGTTGGTTATAATTTTAATATACTTTCAAAATATTCTCCTATAAGAGTTGAGTTTGAATATTTATACAAAAATGGATTAGAAGTTAATAATTATCCAAACAATATAGACAATATTAATATACATAGCATGCTTTTTAATGCTTATTATGATATTAACTTAATTTATATTAATTATGATGGGGAAGAAAATAATATATATAGAAACGGTAAAAGGCATATAATGACTATATCTTTAGGTTTTTCTTTGGGAGGAAATATTGATTATAGTTTATCATCTTCTTTCAATGAAAAGTTTGGGCTTGTAAAAAATTATTCTTATAATGATAATTTTGTTTTTTTGTATGGACCTAATATTAATTTTGGTTTTCATTTAAATCCAACAATTACTTTAGATATTGGATATAGATTATTACTTGATACGGCTATTAATCTCAATCATGATGTGTTACTTTCTATGAGATTAAATTTTTAG
- a CDS encoding HIRAN domain-containing protein, producing the protein MYSQKNSKHTTYIVNYQESFKRIIINKYYKMNRYSIDFFVAGYKYNDGKDIIELLSRNEPINLIREYFIGYDPFAIAVYDERCEIRLGYVPKIIAPLLTYKMEDENYKIRAIVKNVKLEERDDCKLEIRVFIERALRKAN; encoded by the coding sequence TTGTATTCACAAAAAAACAGCAAACATACTACATATATAGTTAATTATCAAGAAAGTTTTAAGAGAATTATTATAAATAAATATTATAAAATGAATAGATATTCTATAGATTTTTTTGTAGCAGGATATAAATATAATGATGGAAAGGATATTATAGAATTATTATCTAGAAATGAGCCTATTAATCTTATCAGGGAATATTTTATTGGTTATGACCCATTTGCTATAGCAGTTTATGATGAGAGATGCGAGATAAGGCTTGGATATGTTCCTAAAATAATAGCACCTCTTTTAACATACAAAATGGAAGATGAAAATTATAAGATAAGAGCTATAGTAAAAAATGTAAAATTAGAAGAGAGAGACGATTGTAAATTAGAAATAAGAGTTTTTATAGAGAGAGCTTTGAGAAAGGCTAATTAG
- the holA gene encoding DNA polymerase III subunit delta: MIGRVVVKTESDFKKIKDLYIKEPFKYSIYVLTGKERLFKKAFITSMHSLVFKDEGDSEMNYSVFYDKNDAVGYSPLDVADTPPFGSNIRLVIIYKYNNFQEDFLEYCINPSKSSIMILETENSLEEDGIYKYFSKKQNADYIHFIDFPIPDERDFRSLITAYINKNNKKISNDAVEYIINNINLDYDSLYSELDKICSYNDKEYLNVEDIADFTYVSKNRNIFDFLDSVFERDRKKCFSIMHRLDQDASNSLTLMMNNFLALYYMKIFPPQTTLNDISKLTKIPSFILTKKKPVLKLYSLNEIVNIISQISKLNTLSVTTPNNIFKAHFELFLFSITK, from the coding sequence ATGATTGGTAGAGTAGTAGTTAAAACAGAGTCTGATTTTAAAAAGATAAAAGATTTATATATTAAAGAGCCTTTTAAATATTCTATATATGTTCTTACTGGGAAAGAGAGATTATTTAAAAAGGCATTTATTACTTCTATGCATTCTCTTGTTTTTAAAGATGAGGGTGATAGCGAGATGAATTATAGTGTATTCTATGATAAGAATGATGCTGTAGGATATTCTCCTTTAGATGTAGCAGATACCCCTCCTTTCGGCTCTAATATTAGACTTGTTATTATATACAAATACAATAATTTTCAAGAGGATTTTTTAGAATATTGTATCAATCCTTCAAAATCTTCTATAATGATATTAGAAACAGAAAATAGTTTAGAAGAAGATGGAATATATAAATATTTTTCAAAAAAACAAAATGCAGATTATATTCATTTTATAGATTTTCCTATTCCAGATGAGAGGGATTTCCGCTCTCTAATTACGGCTTATATAAACAAAAATAATAAAAAAATTTCCAATGATGCTGTTGAATATATTATAAATAATATTAACTTAGATTATGATTCGCTTTATTCTGAATTGGATAAAATATGCAGTTATAATGATAAAGAATATTTAAATGTTGAAGATATAGCAGATTTTACTTATGTATCAAAAAATAGAAATATATTTGATTTTTTAGATTCAGTATTCGAAAGAGACAGAAAAAAATGTTTTTCTATTATGCATAGGTTAGATCAAGATGCTTCTAATTCACTTACCTTAATGATGAATAATTTTTTGGCATTATACTATATGAAGATATTTCCGCCTCAAACTACTCTAAACGATATTAGTAAACTAACTAAAATACCTTCATTTATATTAACAAAAAAGAAACCTGTATTAAAACTTTATTCATTAAATGAGATAGTAAATATAATTTCACAAATATCAAAACTAAATACATTAAGCGTTACAACCCCAAATAATATTTTTAAAGCACATTTTGAGCTTTTTTTATTTTCTATTACTAAATAA
- a CDS encoding PepSY-like domain-containing protein, which produces MTKKLLSSLIILAIFSTSILFADMVVPVSALPKQAATFIKKIYPNAQIWKVERDGGKFDVELSNGANMDFLPNGDWVSIDGEYNGVPFSVLPQAVANTVKKTYPQAMMTSVEKEWGNYKIKLNNMMEMFISSDGSLMGQQFDD; this is translated from the coding sequence ATGACAAAAAAATTATTATCTTCACTAATAATATTAGCAATTTTTTCCACATCAATTCTATTTGCTGATATGGTAGTTCCAGTTTCTGCCCTACCAAAACAGGCGGCAACATTTATCAAAAAAATCTATCCTAATGCTCAAATATGGAAAGTAGAAAGAGACGGCGGAAAGTTTGATGTTGAGTTATCAAACGGCGCTAATATGGATTTTTTGCCTAATGGAGATTGGGTAAGCATAGACGGCGAATATAATGGGGTGCCTTTTAGCGTATTACCGCAAGCTGTTGCTAATACAGTAAAAAAAACATACCCGCAGGCTATGATGACAAGTGTAGAAAAAGAATGGGGAAATTACAAAATAAAACTCAATAATATGATGGAAATGTTTATATCATCTGATGGATCGTTAATGGGACAACAATTTGATGATTAA
- a CDS encoding YbaK/EbsC family protein encodes MISEKVLKVLNELGIEHKEFEEKGATKTVEDAAKSLNIEKGQVAKSILLKPVKKDFFMLIASGDKKISSKKTKEYFGCKTNFASAEDTFNLTGFTFGGVCPFGIDKSITVLVDKSMKRFDDLYIACGSDSSLAKMSYDEIINKISNIEVDLTE; translated from the coding sequence ATGATTAGCGAAAAAGTATTAAAAGTTTTAAATGAACTTGGCATAGAACATAAAGAGTTTGAAGAGAAGGGGGCTACTAAAACTGTTGAAGATGCTGCTAAATCTTTAAATATAGAAAAAGGTCAGGTTGCTAAATCTATATTGTTAAAACCGGTAAAAAAAGATTTTTTTATGTTAATAGCATCAGGTGATAAAAAAATATCTTCAAAAAAAACTAAAGAATATTTTGGATGCAAAACAAATTTTGCAAGTGCAGAAGACACTTTTAACTTAACAGGATTCACTTTTGGAGGCGTATGCCCATTTGGTATAGATAAAAGTATTACGGTATTAGTTGATAAAAGTATGAAGAGGTTTGATGATTTATACATAGCCTGCGGAAGCGACAGTTCTCTTGCTAAGATGAGTTATGATGAAATAATAAATAAAATTTCAAACATAGAAGTAGATTTAACAGAATAA
- a CDS encoding DMT family transporter — translation MVMGRSIFLLIGVTALSMSAIFARLANAPSSITAFYRLLFSFIIILPILLIRNLEELKKISKKDFLLSLISGIALAGHYSLWFQSLKYTSVASSTVIVTLQPLFSIVAGYFIFKERYTKLAILGFIIAIIGSVIIGWGDFQVSTTALIGDVLAFISAGLISANFLLGQYIRKRLSALTYTGLTYFASSVFLFFVVIFTNTPLTGYPLYTWLNILGLTLISTMLGHVVFMWLLKWFSASVVSMTILGEAVGACILGYFILKESISINQFIGIIVILFGIGLFLKEHKQN, via the coding sequence ATAGTAATGGGAAGAAGTATATTTTTACTTATTGGAGTAACAGCATTATCGATGTCGGCAATATTTGCAAGGCTTGCGAATGCCCCCTCTTCAATAACAGCATTTTATAGACTATTATTTTCATTTATAATAATTTTGCCTATTCTCTTAATAAGAAATTTAGAAGAGTTAAAAAAAATAAGCAAAAAAGATTTTCTATTATCACTAATATCAGGCATAGCATTAGCAGGACATTATTCATTATGGTTTCAATCTTTAAAATATACTTCCGTTGCAAGCTCAACTGTAATAGTAACGCTTCAGCCATTATTTTCTATAGTGGCAGGTTATTTTATTTTTAAAGAAAGATATACCAAATTAGCAATACTTGGTTTTATTATAGCTATAATAGGTTCTGTCATAATAGGCTGGGGAGATTTTCAAGTAAGCACTACCGCATTAATTGGAGATGTTTTAGCATTTATATCAGCAGGGCTCATTAGTGCTAACTTTTTACTTGGGCAATATATAAGAAAAAGATTATCAGCTCTCACATACACAGGTTTAACATATTTTGCTTCATCTGTATTTTTATTTTTTGTAGTAATATTTACTAATACACCTCTTACTGGATATCCGTTATATACTTGGCTCAATATATTAGGTTTAACTTTAATCTCTACAATGCTTGGACATGTGGTATTTATGTGGCTTTTAAAATGGTTTTCTGCGAGTGTTGTATCTATGACTATATTAGGAGAAGCTGTGGGGGCTTGTATATTGGGTTATTTTATATTAAAAGAGAGTATTAGTATTAATCAGTTTATAGGAATAATAGTAATTTTATTTGGGATAGGATTATTTTTAAAAGAGCATAAACAAAATTAA
- a CDS encoding MBL fold metallo-hydrolase, which translates to MKVRFLGSRGSIPTPGTSFSEYGGNTSCLQVIDDEGNYIILDAGSGLKNLGYYALKSEKKESIILLTHFHWDHIIGIPFFAPFYSNKYSFTIYGPKDNHEEMYETINNILAKDYFPINLEQFGASIKFEPFYEGKKINYGNMTVEALWVNHPCYTLSYKITSNDKTVVYLTDHEPYKKRLHIQHPSLDHYNNNANLLHARLIDYVRGANVLIIEGEYTKSEYINGHVGWGHSTLNDAIQVGLDADVSYVIIHHHNQDRTDAQIKLIYNKLLAFLRKEGIDLQLAFAKEGSYIII; encoded by the coding sequence TTGAAAGTTAGATTTTTAGGAAGCAGAGGCTCTATACCAACCCCGGGTACTAGTTTTAGCGAATACGGCGGAAATACGTCTTGCCTACAAGTTATTGATGATGAAGGGAATTATATTATTCTTGATGCTGGGAGCGGACTAAAAAATCTTGGATACTATGCTCTTAAAAGCGAAAAAAAAGAAAGTATTATTTTATTAACGCATTTCCATTGGGATCATATAATAGGCATACCTTTTTTTGCTCCGTTTTATTCTAATAAATATAGTTTTACAATTTATGGCCCTAAAGATAATCATGAAGAAATGTATGAAACAATCAATAATATATTAGCTAAAGATTATTTCCCTATCAATCTTGAGCAGTTTGGGGCTTCCATTAAATTTGAACCTTTCTATGAAGGAAAAAAAATAAATTACGGCAATATGACAGTAGAGGCTTTATGGGTTAATCACCCTTGCTATACTTTATCCTACAAAATAACTTCTAATGATAAAACAGTAGTTTATCTTACAGACCACGAACCTTATAAAAAACGCCTTCATATACAGCACCCGTCATTAGACCATTATAATAATAATGCTAATTTGCTTCATGCAAGACTTATAGATTATGTGAGAGGAGCTAATGTTTTAATTATAGAAGGGGAGTATACGAAAAGCGAATATATTAATGGGCATGTAGGTTGGGGGCATTCTACTTTAAATGATGCCATACAAGTTGGGCTTGATGCTGATGTATCTTATGTCATCATTCACCATCATAATCAAGACAGAACCGATGCACAGATAAAATTAATTTACAATAAACTTTTAGCTTTTTTAAGAAAAGAAGGTATAGATTTGCAATTAGCTTTTGCCAAAGAAGGTTCTTATATTATTATTTAA
- the map gene encoding type I methionyl aminopeptidase encodes MFIKSNTIDIVKPSIKDEKAIENIRKAAQIAQEAIDLAFKYSLSGTRASKIDKDVEKFIISKGAYPANLEVPEYGFSTSISIGNEIAHGRPTNKKILVQGDIICIDIGVKYNGYYADCAKTMVVKGNQLNSSNKKAYKLIKACKESLEYAIYKLRPNILLSTYGREVERKVNEYGYSIIKSLTGHGVGYEYHEAPYIFNFYHPNNDVKLEENMVLALELMITEGSDKYVIENDGWTISTADYSFAAHFEHTVLIKKNGVEILGID; translated from the coding sequence ATGTTTATTAAAAGCAATACAATAGATATTGTGAAGCCTTCTATTAAAGATGAGAAAGCTATAGAAAATATTAGAAAAGCAGCTCAAATAGCACAGGAGGCTATAGATTTAGCATTTAAATATTCCCTATCTGGAACAAGAGCTTCAAAAATAGATAAAGATGTTGAGAAGTTTATTATATCCAAAGGAGCATACCCTGCCAATTTGGAAGTGCCGGAATATGGTTTTTCTACAAGCATATCTATAGGAAATGAAATAGCACATGGCAGACCAACCAATAAAAAGATATTAGTACAAGGCGACATTATATGCATTGATATAGGAGTTAAATATAACGGCTACTATGCAGACTGTGCTAAAACTATGGTTGTTAAAGGAAATCAATTAAATTCAAGCAACAAAAAAGCATACAAATTAATTAAAGCCTGCAAAGAATCATTGGAATATGCTATATATAAATTAAGACCGAATATACTTTTAAGTACATACGGCCGAGAGGTTGAAAGAAAGGTAAATGAATATGGATATAGTATAATAAAATCTCTTACAGGGCATGGTGTAGGATACGAGTATCATGAAGCTCCATATATATTTAATTTTTATCACCCAAATAATGATGTAAAATTAGAAGAGAATATGGTTTTGGCATTAGAATTGATGATAACCGAAGGCTCTGATAAATATGTGATAGAAAATGACGGCTGGACTATATCTACTGCCGACTACTCTTTTGCTGCTCACTTCGAACATACTGTTTTAATAAAAAAGAATGGTGTAGAAATATTAGGAATAGATTAA